In Streptococcus sp. SN-1, a single genomic region encodes these proteins:
- the groL gene encoding chaperonin GroEL (60 kDa chaperone family; promotes refolding of misfolded polypeptides especially under stressful conditions; forms two stacked rings of heptamers to form a barrel-shaped 14mer; ends can be capped by GroES; misfolded proteins enter the barrel where they are refolded when GroES binds) — protein MSKEIKFSSDARSAMVRGVDILADTVKVTLGPKGRNVVLEKSFGSPLITNDGVTIAKEIELEDHFENMGAKLVSEVASKTNDIAGDGTTTATVLTQAIVREGIKNVTAGANPIGIRRGIETAVAAAVEALKNNAIPVANKEAIAQVAAVSSRSEKVGEYISEAMEKVGKDGVITIEESRGMETELEVVEGMQFDRGYLSQYMVTDSEKMMADLENPYILITDKKISNIQEILPLLESILQSNRPLLIIADDVDGEALPTLVLNKIRGTFNVVAVKAPGFGDRRKAMLEDIAILTGGTVITEDLGLELKDATIEALGQAARVTVDKDSTVIVEGAGNPEAISHRIAVIKSQIETTTSEFDREKLQERLAKLSGGVAVIKVGAATETELKEMKLRIEDALNATRAAVEEGIVAGGGTALVNVIPAVADLKLTGDEATGRNIVLRALEEPVRQIAHNAGFEGSIVIDRLKNAEVGTGFNAATGEWVNMIDQGIIDPVKVSRSALQNAASVASLILTTEAVVANKPEPVASAPAMDPSMMGGMM, from the coding sequence ATGTCAAAAGAAATTAAATTTTCATCTGATGCTCGTTCAGCTATGGTCCGAGGTGTCGATATTCTTGCAGACACTGTTAAAGTAACCTTGGGGCCAAAAGGTCGTAACGTTGTGTTGGAAAAATCATTTGGCTCACCCTTGATTACCAATGATGGTGTGACCATTGCTAAAGAAATCGAGTTGGAAGACCATTTTGAAAATATGGGTGCCAAATTGGTATCAGAAGTAGCTTCAAAAACCAATGATATCGCAGGTGACGGAACGACAACTGCAACTGTCTTGACCCAAGCAATCGTCCGCGAAGGCATCAAAAACGTCACAGCAGGTGCAAATCCAATCGGCATTCGTCGTGGGATTGAAACAGCAGTTGCAGCAGCAGTAGAAGCCTTGAAAAACAATGCAATCCCTGTTGCCAATAAAGAAGCTATCGCTCAGGTCGCCGCCGTATCTTCTCGTTCTGAAAAAGTCGGTGAATACATCTCTGAAGCCATGGAAAAAGTTGGCAAAGATGGAGTCATTACTATCGAAGAGTCACGTGGTATGGAAACAGAACTTGAAGTTGTGGAAGGAATGCAGTTTGACCGTGGTTATCTTTCACAGTATATGGTAACAGATAGCGAAAAAATGATGGCTGACCTTGAAAATCCATACATTTTGATTACTGATAAGAAGATTTCCAATATCCAAGAAATCTTGCCATTACTAGAAAGCATTCTCCAAAGCAATCGTCCACTCTTGATTATTGCGGATGATGTTGATGGCGAAGCTCTTCCAACTCTTGTTTTGAACAAGATTCGTGGAACCTTCAACGTGGTGGCAGTCAAGGCACCTGGTTTTGGTGACCGTCGCAAAGCCATGCTTGAAGATATCGCCATCTTGACAGGTGGAACAGTTATCACAGAAGACCTTGGTCTTGAGTTGAAAGATGCGACAATTGAAGCGCTTGGTCAAGCAGCGAGAGTAACTGTGGACAAAGATAGCACGGTTATCGTAGAAGGTGCGGGAAATCCTGAAGCGATTTCACACCGTATTGCAGTTATCAAGTCTCAAATCGAAACTACAACTTCTGAATTTGATCGTGAAAAATTGCAAGAACGCTTGGCCAAATTGTCAGGTGGTGTAGCGGTTATTAAGGTCGGAGCTGCAACTGAGACTGAGTTGAAAGAAATGAAACTCCGTATTGAAGATGCCCTCAACGCTACTCGTGCAGCTGTTGAAGAAGGAATCGTTGCAGGTGGTGGAACAGCCCTTGTAAATGTTATACCAGCCGTGGCTGATTTGAAATTGACAGGAGACGAAGCAACAGGCCGCAATATTGTTCTCCGTGCCTTGGAAGAACCAGTCCGTCAAATTGCCCACAATGCAGGATTTGAAGGATCTATCGTTATCGATCGTTTGAAAAATGCTGAAGTTGGTACAGGATTCAACGCAGCAACTGGTGAGTGGGTCAATATGATTGATCAAGGGATTATCGATCCAGTTAAGGTTAGTCGTTCAGCCCTACAAAATGCAGCATCTGTAGCCAGCTTGATTTTGACTACAGAAGCAGTCGTAGCCAATAAACCAGAACCAGTAGCCTCAGCTCCAGCAATGGATCCAAGCATGATGGGCGGCATGATGTAA
- the groES gene encoding co-chaperone GroES: MLKPLGDRVVLKIEEKEQTVGGFVLAGSAQEKTKTAQVVATGQGVRTLNGDLVAPSVKTGDRVLVEAHAGLDVKDGDEKYIIVGEANILAIIEE; this comes from the coding sequence ATGTTGAAACCATTAGGAGACCGTGTGGTCTTGAAAATCGAAGAAAAAGAACAAACTGTTGGAGGCTTTGTCCTTGCAGGCTCAGCCCAAGAAAAAACAAAAACAGCCCAAGTTGTAGCTACTGGACAAGGTGTTCGTACCTTGAACGGTGATTTGGTTGCCCCAAGCGTTAAGACTGGCGACCGTGTCTTGGTTGAAGCCCATGCAGGTCTTGATGTCAAAGATGGCGATGAAAAGTACATCATCGTTGGCGAAGCGAACATTTTGGCTATCATTGAAGAATAG
- a CDS encoding single-stranded DNA-binding protein — MYNKVILIGRLTSTPELHKTNNDKSVARATIAVNRRYKDQNGEREADFVNMVLWGRLAETLASYATKGSLISVDGELRTRRFEKNGQMNYVTEVLVTGFQLLESRAQRAMRENNAGQDLADLVLEEEELPF, encoded by the coding sequence ATGTATAATAAAGTTATCTTAATCGGACGTTTAACGTCTACACCAGAATTGCATAAAACCAACAATGACAAGTCAGTAGCACGAGCAACTATCGCTGTGAACCGTCGTTATAAAGACCAAAACGGTGAACGTGAAGCTGATTTTGTCAATATGGTCCTATGGGGTAGACTAGCAGAAACTTTGGCCAGCTACGCAACCAAAGGCAGTCTCATTTCCGTTGATGGAGAATTACGTACCCGTCGTTTTGAGAAAAATGGCCAGATGAACTATGTGACCGAAGTTCTTGTTACAGGATTCCAACTCTTGGAAAGTCGTGCCCAACGTGCCATGCGTGAAAATAACGCAGGCCAAGACTTGGCAGACCTAGTCTTGGAAGAGGAAGAATTGCCATTTTAA
- a CDS encoding SDR family NAD(P)-dependent oxidoreductase: MAKNVVITGATSGIGEAIARAYLKQGENVVLTGRRIDRLEVLKSEFAATYPNQTVWTFPLDVTDMTMVKTVCSDILETIEQIDILVNNAGLALGLAPYQDYEELDMLTMLDTNVKGLMAVTRCFLPAMVKANQGHIINMGSTAGIYAYAGAAVYSATKAAVKTFSDGLRIDTIATDIKVTTIQPGIVETDFSTVRFHGDKERAASVYQGIEALQAQDIADTVVYVTSQPRRVQITDMTIMANQQATGFMVHKK, encoded by the coding sequence ATGGCGAAAAATGTAGTGATTACGGGAGCGACATCAGGGATTGGTGAAGCGATTGCGCGGGCTTATCTGAAGCAGGGTGAGAATGTCGTTCTAACAGGACGACGGATAGACAGATTAGAAGTCCTTAAGTCAGAGTTTGCAGCAACCTATCCAAATCAAACAGTTTGGACCTTTCCACTAGATGTCACGGATATGACCATGGTGAAGACTGTCTGCTCTGATATTCTAGAAACGATAGAGCAGATTGATATATTGGTCAATAACGCCGGACTGGCTCTAGGTTTAGCACCCTATCAGGACTATGAAGAGTTAGATATGCTGACCATGTTGGATACTAATGTCAAGGGTTTGATGGCAGTCACTCGCTGTTTCTTGCCAGCAATGGTAAAAGCCAATCAGGGGCATATTATCAATATGGGATCGACCGCAGGAATCTATGCTTATGCGGGAGCCGCTGTTTACTCAGCCACCAAGGCGGCAGTTAAAACTTTTTCAGATGGACTGCGAATTGATACTATCGCAACGGACATCAAGGTGACGACCATTCAGCCTGGAATTGTCGAAACAGATTTCTCAACGGTACGTTTTCATGGTGACAAAGAGCGTGCTGCGTCCGTCTATCAGGGAATCGAAGCCTTGCAAGCTCAGGATATTGCAGACACAGTGGTTTATGTGACCAGTCAACCTCGCCGTGTGCAGATTACAGATATGACCATTATGGCCAATCAACAGGCGACAGGTTTCATGGTTCATAAAAAATAA
- the ytpR gene encoding YtpR family tRNA-binding protein codes for MIFTYNKEHVGDVLMVIVKNSGDAKLDVERKGKIARVFLKDNGETVAWNIFEVSSLFEIAERGQVFLTDEQVARLNQELQAEGFTEEIVNDKEPKFVVGEIVEMVAHPDSDHLNICQVAVASDKTVQIVAGAPNARVGLKTIVALPGAMMPKGNLIFPGELRGEKSFGMMCSPRELHLPNAPQKRGVIELSEDHVVGTLFDPAKHWTA; via the coding sequence ATGATTTTTACATATAACAAAGAACATGTCGGTGATGTCCTTATGGTCATCGTGAAAAACAGCGGAGATGCTAAACTGGATGTGGAACGCAAAGGCAAGATAGCCCGTGTTTTTCTCAAAGATAATGGGGAAACAGTAGCTTGGAATATTTTCGAAGTTTCAAGTTTGTTTGAAATTGCAGAGCGCGGTCAAGTCTTTTTGACAGATGAGCAAGTCGCTCGTTTGAACCAAGAACTACAGGCGGAAGGCTTTACAGAAGAAATTGTCAATGACAAGGAACCTAAGTTTGTTGTTGGTGAAATTGTCGAGATGGTAGCTCATCCAGATAGTGACCACCTCAACATCTGCCAAGTTGCAGTCGCAAGTGACAAGACAGTGCAAATCGTTGCAGGGGCTCCCAATGCGCGTGTCGGTCTGAAAACCATTGTGGCTCTTCCTGGAGCTATGATGCCAAAAGGCAATCTCATTTTCCCAGGCGAGCTTCGTGGCGAAAAGAGTTTTGGAATGATGTGTAGTCCTCGTGAATTGCATCTGCCAAATGCTCCGCAAAAACGTGGTGTTATTGAATTATCAGAAGACCACGTTGTCGGAACACTATTCGACCCAGCGAAACACTGGACTGCCTAA
- a CDS encoding thioredoxin family protein — protein sequence MIQPASLEELASLVEKDGKKVFLFVADWCGDCRYIYPALPEIEETNPEFTFIRVDRDQYMDLAKLWDVYGIPSLVVLEKDKEIGRFVNRDRKSKQQINDFLAGLK from the coding sequence ATGATACAACCAGCAAGTTTAGAAGAATTGGCATCTTTAGTGGAGAAAGATGGCAAGAAGGTCTTTCTTTTTGTGGCAGACTGGTGTGGCGATTGTCGTTATATCTATCCTGCCTTACCAGAAATTGAGGAGACCAATCCAGAGTTTACCTTTATTCGAGTGGACCGAGACCAGTATATGGATTTGGCCAAACTCTGGGATGTTTACGGAATTCCTAGCCTTGTTGTTCTAGAAAAGGACAAGGAAATCGGTCGTTTTGTCAATCGTGACCGTAAAAGCAAGCAACAAATCAATGACTTTTTAGCAGGACTGAAATAG
- a CDS encoding DUF4651 domain-containing protein: protein MNGMKAKKMWMAGLALLGIGSLALATKKVADDHKLMKTQEELTAIVRDHFSDMGEIATLYVQVYESSLESLVGGVIFEDGRHYTFVYENEDLVYEEEVL, encoded by the coding sequence ATGAATGGTATGAAAGCTAAAAAAATGTGGATGGCAGGCTTGGCTTTGCTTGGTATTGGGAGCCTTGCCCTTGCTACGAAAAAAGTTGCAGATGACCATAAGCTCATGAAGACTCAGGAAGAGTTGACAGCGATTGTGCGAGACCATTTTTCAGACATGGGGGAAATTGCGACCCTCTATGTTCAAGTCTATGAAAGCAGTCTAGAGAGCTTGGTTGGTGGCGTCATTTTTGAGGATGGCCGTCATTATACCTTTGTCTATGAAAATGAAGACCTAGTCTATGAGGAGGAAGTTTTATGA
- a CDS encoding N-acetylmuramoyl-L-alanine amidase family protein → MKKITLFGLSLAGLALLAFPHSGQAFELKEEWVVKCGVQYQDGKILRFNSGHEVDIKVLDLPKNEKIEWTVSLNGQDQTVNFLGQEKDKSMMGVEGRYLNFYVPYGYRGDIKVEAKSGNEVKTWLTKVVDDIHNDSGKRGYYRIEESNNQYTYLDTKWDYQTKTYTATLPETVNGQKVFAWADYNNGELKLEKLKSISHKYDGGAFKELYPIVKAESWLKSNQNWYYQKQGQLVQNDWVKDKGTWYFMNDKGVMFNQTWLYQGSNWYAFKSSGAMIASDWLYDQGKWYYLSTSGSMKANTWVYDKGDWYYVSSSGAMLSNDWVKDNGKWYYLASSGKMLRNTYTPDGYYVGNSGAWQ, encoded by the coding sequence ATGAAAAAAATCACACTATTTGGTTTATCTCTAGCAGGTCTAGCTTTACTGGCTTTTCCTCATTCAGGGCAGGCATTTGAGCTTAAAGAAGAATGGGTTGTCAAGTGTGGAGTGCAGTATCAAGATGGAAAGATTCTTCGATTCAACAGTGGCCATGAAGTAGATATTAAAGTATTGGATTTGCCAAAAAACGAGAAAATCGAGTGGACGGTCAGTCTCAATGGTCAAGATCAAACTGTCAATTTCCTAGGTCAAGAAAAGGACAAGTCTATGATGGGCGTAGAGGGGCGTTACCTGAATTTCTATGTTCCATATGGCTATAGAGGAGATATCAAGGTCGAGGCTAAGAGCGGAAACGAAGTGAAGACCTGGTTAACGAAAGTTGTGGATGATATTCATAATGATAGTGGAAAGAGAGGCTACTACCGTATTGAAGAATCAAATAATCAATACACCTACCTTGATACAAAATGGGATTATCAAACCAAGACTTACACTGCTACCTTACCAGAGACTGTCAATGGTCAAAAAGTCTTTGCTTGGGCAGACTATAACAATGGCGAGTTGAAACTTGAAAAACTAAAGTCTATCAGTCACAAATATGATGGAGGAGCTTTCAAAGAACTTTATCCGATTGTAAAAGCAGAAAGCTGGCTAAAATCAAACCAAAACTGGTACTATCAAAAACAAGGTCAATTAGTGCAGAATGATTGGGTTAAGGACAAGGGAACTTGGTACTTTATGAATGATAAAGGAGTCATGTTCAATCAAACTTGGCTTTATCAAGGTAGCAACTGGTATGCCTTTAAATCATCAGGAGCCATGATTGCGAGTGATTGGCTTTACGACCAAGGCAAGTGGTACTATTTATCAACTTCAGGCTCCATGAAAGCAAATACTTGGGTTTATGACAAGGGAGACTGGTATTATGTAAGTTCTTCTGGTGCCATGTTATCGAATGATTGGGTCAAAGATAATGGCAAGTGGTATTATCTGGCTTCATCAGGTAAGATGCTTCGCAATACCTACACACCTGATGGTTACTACGTTGGTAACTCAGGCGCTTGGCAATAA
- a CDS encoding CTP synthase: MSTKYIFVTGGVVSSIGKGIVAASLGRLLKNRGLKVTIQKFDPYINIDPGTMSPYQHGEVFVTDDGAETDLDLGHYERFIDINLNKYSNVTTGKIYSEVLRKERRGEYLGATVQVIPHITDALKEKIKRAAVTTDSDVIITEVGGTVGDIESLPFLEALRQMKADVGADNVMYIHTTLLPYLKAAGEMKTKPTQHSVKELRGLGIQPNMLVIRTEQPAGQGIKNKLAQFCDVAPEAVIESLDVEHLYQIPLNLQAQGMDQIVCDHLKLDAPVADMTEWSAMVDKVMNLKKQVKISLVGKYVELQDAYISVVEALKHSGYANDAEVKINWVNANDVTAENVAELLSDADGIIVPGGFGQRGTEGKIQAIRYARENDVPMLGVCLGMQLTCIEFARHVLGLEGANSAELAPETKYPIIDIMRDQIDVEDMGGTLRLGLYPSKLKRGSKAAAAYHNQEVVQRRHRHRYEFNNAFREQFEEAGFVFSGVSPDNRLVEIVEIPENKFFVACQYHPELSSRPNRPEELYTAFVTAAVENSN; the protein is encoded by the coding sequence ATGTCAACGAAATATATTTTTGTAACTGGTGGTGTGGTGTCGTCTATTGGGAAAGGTATCGTCGCAGCAAGTCTAGGCCGTCTCTTGAAAAATCGTGGTCTCAAAGTAACCATTCAAAAGTTTGACCCTTATATCAATATCGATCCGGGGACTATGAGCCCTTATCAGCACGGGGAAGTTTTTGTGACAGATGATGGAGCTGAGACAGATTTGGACTTGGGTCACTATGAACGTTTCATCGATATCAATCTTAATAAATATTCCAACGTGACAACTGGTAAAATTTACAGTGAAGTTCTTCGTAAAGAACGCCGTGGAGAATACCTTGGGGCAACTGTTCAAGTCATTCCTCATATAACAGATGCTTTGAAAGAAAAAATCAAGCGTGCCGCTGTAACGACCGACTCGGATGTCATTATCACAGAAGTTGGTGGAACAGTAGGAGATATCGAGTCCTTGCCATTCCTAGAGGCTCTTCGTCAGATGAAGGCAGATGTTGGCGCGGATAATGTTATGTACATCCATACAACCTTACTTCCATACCTCAAGGCTGCCGGTGAAATGAAAACCAAACCAACTCAACACTCTGTCAAAGAATTGCGTGGATTGGGAATCCAACCAAATATGTTGGTGATTCGTACAGAACAACCAGCTGGTCAAGGAATTAAAAACAAACTAGCACAGTTCTGTGATGTGGCACCAGAAGCCGTTATCGAATCGTTGGACGTTGAACACCTTTACCAAATTCCATTGAACTTGCAGGCTCAAGGTATGGATCAAATTGTCTGTGACCATTTGAAATTAGATGCACCAGTAGCGGATATGACAGAGTGGTCAGCTATGGTGGACAAGGTCATGAACCTTAAGAAACAAGTCAAGATTTCCCTTGTTGGTAAGTATGTGGAGTTGCAAGATGCCTACATCTCAGTGGTCGAAGCCTTGAAACACTCTGGTTATGCCAATGATGCAGAAGTTAAAATCAATTGGGTCAATGCCAATGATGTGACAGCAGAGAATGTGGCAGAACTTTTGTCTGATGCGGACGGAATCATCGTGCCAGGTGGTTTTGGTCAACGTGGTACTGAAGGGAAAATCCAAGCCATCCGCTATGCGCGTGAAAATGATGTTCCAATGTTGGGTGTCTGCTTGGGAATGCAGTTGACATGTATCGAGTTTGCTCGTCACGTTTTAGGACTCGAAGGTGCCAATTCTGCAGAACTTGCACCAGAAACAAAATACCCTATCATTGATATCATGCGTGATCAGATTGACGTTGAGGATATGGGTGGAACCCTTCGCTTGGGACTTTATCCGTCTAAGTTGAAACGTGGTTCTAAGGCTGCGGCTGCTTATCACAATCAAGAAGTGGTGCAACGCCGTCACCGTCATCGTTATGAGTTTAACAATGCCTTCCGTGAGCAGTTTGAGGAAGCAGGCTTTGTCTTCTCAGGAGTTTCTCCAGACAATCGTTTGGTCGAAATCGTGGAAATTCCTGAAAATAAATTCTTTGTAGCGTGTCAGTATCACCCTGAACTGTCAAGCCGTCCAAATCGTCCAGAAGAACTCTACACTGCCTTTGTGACTGCAGCAGTTGAGAACAGTAATTAG
- the rpoE gene encoding DNA-directed RNA polymerase subunit delta, with the protein MELEVFAGQEKSELSMIEVARAILELRGRDHEMHFSDLVNEIQNYLGTSNSDIREALPLFYTELNFDGSFISLGDNKWGLRSWYGVDEIDEEIIALEENDDDEVAPKAKKKRVNAFMDGDSDAIDYNADDPEDEDAYEADPALSYDDENPDDEKNEVEAYDAEINEIAPDDLGEDVDLNEEDDEFSDDDAENIEE; encoded by the coding sequence TTGGAATTAGAAGTATTTGCTGGGCAAGAAAAAAGTGAACTATCTATGATTGAGGTAGCGCGTGCTATCTTGGAACTTCGTGGTCGCGATCATGAGATGCATTTTAGCGATCTTGTAAATGAAATTCAAAACTACCTTGGAACATCAAACAGCGATATCCGCGAAGCTTTGCCTTTGTTCTACACAGAGTTGAACTTTGACGGTAGCTTCATCTCGCTTGGAGACAATAAATGGGGTCTTCGTTCATGGTATGGTGTAGACGAAATCGACGAAGAAATCATCGCTCTTGAGGAAAATGATGACGATGAAGTAGCACCAAAAGCTAAGAAGAAACGTGTCAATGCCTTCATGGATGGCGATTCAGATGCTATTGACTACAATGCGGACGATCCAGAAGACGAAGATGCATACGAAGCAGATCCAGCTCTTTCATACGATGATGAAAATCCAGATGATGAGAAAAATGAAGTGGAAGCTTACGATGCAGAAATCAACGAAATCGCCCCAGATGACTTGGGAGAAGACGTGGATCTCAACGAAGAAGACGATGAGTTTTCAGATGATGATGCTGAAAACATCGAGGAATAA
- a CDS encoding DUF4325 domain-containing protein, with protein sequence MMKKIELDFDRYDRTLISLSGRKFGEKTYNDQVAPYIEKQEKVTLVFPDKIEVVASSFVQGLFYKELEEIGLNSVKSKFTIESKVNGFAQNFWGSLD encoded by the coding sequence ATGATGAAAAAAATTGAATTAGATTTTGATAGATATGATAGAACTTTAATTAGTTTATCGGGGAGAAAGTTTGGAGAAAAAACATACAACGATCAAGTCGCTCCTTATATAGAAAAACAAGAAAAAGTTACTTTAGTATTTCCTGATAAAATTGAGGTTGTAGCCTCTTCTTTTGTTCAGGGACTGTTCTATAAAGAACTTGAAGAAATCGGACTTAACTCTGTGAAATCAAAATTTACTATTGAATCTAAAGTAAATGGTTTTGCTCAAAATTTTTGGGGGAGTTTAGATTAA